A genome region from Streptomyces sp. S4.7 includes the following:
- a CDS encoding methylaspartate mutase gives MNDAGSGAHDAGFGAFVRRAHGAGRLVVQPRMGMSDPAVMRAGLLATRRARATTVGTLTLDSYTRVGDLESAELALLEGVALNGYPIVSHGLDTTHGILDGIRDDDFPVQVRHGSAVPEDIFKALMAAGLDASEGGPVSYCLPYGRTPLARSVANWARSSALFASGRRPGLEPHLETFGGCMLGQLCPPSLLVAISALEARFFYEYGLRSISVSYAQQTHRAQDEEAVAALRRLCAELIPGAQWHVVVYAYMGLYPQTPAGTFALLGQAAELAVTTGAERLIVKTVSESLRIPTIEENVSALEHASAVAEGTSRGPEPAADSETYAEASALVEAVLNLGSDVGQGLLTAFGRGYLDVPYCLHPDNAGLSRSYLDDEGRLRWATTGKMPLPRLAGPGTARAVSSTELLSSLSYIRRTFDSERPGIRPPTSGSPARGA, from the coding sequence GTGAACGACGCCGGGTCCGGTGCGCACGACGCCGGGTTCGGCGCGTTCGTCCGCCGGGCCCACGGAGCGGGACGACTGGTGGTCCAGCCGCGCATGGGGATGAGCGACCCGGCCGTCATGCGGGCCGGCCTGCTGGCCACCAGACGGGCGCGCGCCACCACGGTCGGCACCCTCACCCTGGACAGCTACACCAGGGTGGGGGACCTGGAATCCGCCGAACTGGCCCTGCTCGAAGGTGTCGCGCTCAACGGCTACCCCATCGTCAGCCACGGCCTCGACACCACCCACGGCATCCTCGACGGGATACGCGACGACGACTTCCCCGTCCAGGTCCGGCACGGCTCCGCCGTCCCCGAGGACATCTTCAAGGCGCTCATGGCGGCAGGCCTCGACGCCTCGGAGGGCGGCCCCGTCTCGTACTGCCTGCCGTACGGGCGCACCCCGCTCGCCCGGTCCGTCGCCAACTGGGCCCGCTCGTCCGCGCTGTTCGCCTCCGGCCGGCGCCCCGGCCTCGAACCGCACCTGGAGACATTCGGCGGCTGCATGCTCGGCCAGCTCTGCCCGCCCAGTCTGCTGGTCGCCATCAGCGCGCTGGAGGCACGGTTCTTCTACGAATACGGGCTGCGCAGCATCTCGGTCAGCTACGCACAGCAGACCCATCGCGCCCAGGACGAGGAAGCCGTCGCCGCGCTGCGCAGGCTGTGCGCGGAATTAATTCCCGGCGCGCAGTGGCATGTCGTCGTCTACGCCTACATGGGGCTGTATCCGCAAACACCCGCCGGCACCTTCGCATTGCTCGGACAGGCGGCGGAACTGGCGGTCACCACCGGGGCGGAGCGGCTCATCGTGAAGACGGTCTCGGAATCCCTGCGCATTCCCACCATCGAGGAGAACGTCAGCGCGCTGGAACACGCCTCGGCAGTCGCCGAGGGCACCTCGCGCGGCCCGGAGCCCGCGGCCGACTCCGAGACCTACGCGGAGGCGTCCGCGCTGGTCGAAGCGGTGCTGAATCTCGGATCCGACGTCGGACAAGGGCTGTTGACGGCGTTCGGGCGCGGCTATCTCGACGTCCCGTACTGTCTTCATCCGGACAACGCGGGACTCAGCAGGAGCTATCTGGACGACGAAGGCCGGCTCCGCTGGGCGACCACCGGGAAAATGCCGCTTCCCCGGCTCGCCGGGCCGGGCACGGCGCGGGCGGTCTCGTCGACGGAACTCCTCTCCTCGCTGTCCTACATTCGCCGGACGTTCGATTCCGAACGCCCCGGTATTCGCCCGCCGACGAGCGGGTCGCCCGCTAGGGGGGCGTAA
- a CDS encoding cobalamin-dependent protein (Presence of a B(12) (cobalamin)-binding domain implies dependence on cobalamin itself, in one of its several forms, or in some unusual lineages, dependence on a cobalamin-like analog.) translates to MSTTTETTTPSPAASAGDGSTVVVAGAMSDSHTWGLVFLQLLLEEHGHRVVNLGPCVPEDLLIGTVRAERPALVVMSSVNGHGYRDGMRAITGLRECADLADVPVVIGGKLGIHGEQSADETVGLMAAGYDAVFDDTAEGIVTFRRMLTSMPQRAAV, encoded by the coding sequence ATGAGTACAACGACAGAGACCACCACCCCCTCACCCGCCGCCTCCGCCGGTGACGGTTCGACCGTCGTCGTCGCGGGCGCGATGTCCGACTCCCACACCTGGGGTCTGGTCTTCCTGCAACTGCTGCTGGAGGAGCACGGCCACCGCGTCGTCAACCTCGGCCCGTGCGTCCCCGAGGACCTGCTCATCGGCACGGTCCGTGCCGAACGCCCCGCGCTCGTCGTCATGAGCAGCGTCAACGGCCACGGCTACCGGGACGGCATGCGGGCCATCACCGGCCTGCGCGAGTGCGCCGACCTGGCGGACGTCCCCGTCGTCATCGGCGGCAAGCTCGGCATCCACGGCGAACAGAGCGCGGACGAAACGGTCGGACTGATGGCCGCCGGTTACGACGCGGTCTTCGACGACACCGCCGAGGGGATCGTCACCTTCCGGCGCATGCTCACCTCGATGCCGCAGCGGGCCGCGGTGTGA
- a CDS encoding type III PLP-dependent enzyme, whose product MTGTDFHELAKHFGTPSYVYDLDRVATARRDLLDALPEEVALYYAAKANPHPEILREMRGDDGRGCRAEISSTGELDAVLQAGFPGSDILYTGPGKTDEELAEALARGVRRFSVESLGDLRRVGARADALGVVAKCLLRVNSAAASAPTSIRMTGVPSQFGFDSETLPELRHEVTDVPGTVVEGLHFFPLSNAGDEPSLIAEFRNTIETAAHLQRELGVPLRFLDIGGGFAAPYAVSGDRPVYANLRAALSADLDEHFPGWREGAPRIACESGRHLVGDCGSLLLAVVNLKESRGRRFAVLDGGINVFGGMSGLGRIFPVTVGPLEADPAAERTTSLVGPLCTPGDLLGRDLRLRDLAPGDLVTIPNSGAYGTTASLLMFLGRPAPKEIVVRGTELVSVSRIEHIRGYEHGQAL is encoded by the coding sequence GTGACCGGCACCGACTTCCACGAGCTCGCCAAACACTTCGGCACCCCGAGCTACGTGTACGACCTCGATCGCGTCGCCACCGCCCGCCGCGACCTGCTCGACGCGCTCCCCGAAGAAGTCGCGCTCTACTACGCGGCGAAGGCCAACCCGCACCCCGAGATCCTGCGGGAGATGCGCGGGGACGACGGGCGGGGCTGCCGGGCCGAGATCAGCTCGACCGGCGAGCTGGACGCCGTGCTCCAGGCGGGTTTCCCCGGCTCCGACATCCTGTACACCGGCCCCGGCAAGACCGACGAGGAGCTGGCCGAGGCGCTCGCGCGAGGCGTACGCAGGTTCTCCGTCGAGTCCCTCGGCGACCTCCGGCGCGTCGGCGCGCGGGCCGACGCGCTCGGCGTCGTCGCCAAGTGTCTGCTGCGCGTGAACAGCGCCGCGGCGAGCGCGCCCACGAGCATCAGGATGACCGGTGTGCCCTCGCAGTTCGGCTTCGACAGCGAGACGCTCCCGGAGCTGCGGCACGAGGTCACGGACGTGCCCGGCACGGTCGTGGAGGGTCTGCACTTCTTCCCGCTCAGCAACGCGGGCGACGAGCCCAGCCTCATCGCGGAGTTCCGCAACACCATCGAGACCGCGGCGCACCTCCAGCGCGAACTCGGCGTACCGCTGCGCTTCCTGGACATCGGGGGCGGATTCGCCGCGCCGTACGCCGTCAGCGGCGATCGGCCCGTCTACGCGAACCTGCGCGCCGCGCTCTCCGCCGACCTGGACGAGCACTTCCCCGGCTGGCGCGAGGGCGCCCCGCGCATCGCCTGCGAGTCGGGCCGCCATCTCGTGGGCGACTGCGGGTCGTTGCTCCTGGCGGTGGTCAATCTGAAGGAGAGCCGCGGCCGGCGCTTCGCGGTACTCGACGGCGGCATCAACGTGTTCGGCGGGATGTCCGGCCTCGGCCGTATCTTCCCCGTCACCGTCGGCCCGTTGGAGGCCGACCCCGCCGCCGAGCGCACCACCAGTCTCGTCGGCCCCCTGTGCACCCCCGGCGACCTGCTCGGACGTGATCTGCGCCTGCGGGACCTCGCGCCCGGAGACCTCGTCACCATCCCCAACTCCGGTGCCTACGGGACCACCGCGAGCCTGCTGATGTTCCTCGGCAGGCCGGCACCCAAGGAGATCGTCGTACGCGGTACGGAGCTGGTCTCCGTCTCCCGGATCGAACACATACGCGGCTACGAACACGGACAGGCCCTGTGA
- a CDS encoding AMP-binding protein, producing the protein MVHTLLDEAVAQAADAWAVRDAAGRWTYSQLDDHSRAFAAWLAERGIRRGERILVQVPSTRELVALFYGAARHGAVLVPVNTGMKDYHLRSVTENCEPALVVVPQDAVERIGALADAPALALETLWDEVTGLRERGARGGPAARESADDIAVLVYTSGSTAAPKAVVCPHGRMVFASEAIQLELGYRPDDVVFCRFPISWDYGLYKILLATLGRSELVLADGESDLVLLERIRECGATVVPIVPSLAAMICALAEREPYTRADGPSRVRMFTNTGAALPKTTADGLRAAFPSVAVVRQFGQTECKRISVLPPEFEDSKGGSVGRPLPGTRVRVLGEDGSELPTGVTGEIVVEGPHVMPGYWRAPEVTARTFRTSPSGEPRLHTGDFGHLDEDGFLYYEGRRDDMFKRRGVRMSTIEIEAAATDIPGVRAAVAVPPDGARDLAVFVEGEIAPHTVLRELSLRLELAKVPATCQVLDELPLTQHGKHDRKQLTRLLEGTPR; encoded by the coding sequence ATGGTGCACACGCTGCTCGACGAGGCCGTGGCACAGGCCGCCGACGCGTGGGCCGTACGTGACGCGGCCGGACGCTGGACCTACAGCCAACTCGACGACCACAGCCGCGCGTTCGCCGCCTGGCTGGCGGAGCGCGGAATCCGGCGGGGCGAACGGATCCTGGTCCAGGTCCCCAGCACCCGGGAACTGGTCGCGCTCTTCTACGGCGCGGCGCGCCACGGCGCCGTCCTCGTACCGGTGAACACCGGCATGAAGGACTACCACCTGAGGTCGGTGACCGAGAACTGCGAACCGGCCCTCGTCGTCGTCCCCCAGGACGCGGTGGAGCGGATCGGCGCGCTCGCCGACGCGCCGGCACTCGCGCTGGAGACCCTCTGGGACGAGGTGACCGGCCTGCGCGAGCGCGGAGCGCGCGGCGGGCCCGCCGCGCGGGAGTCCGCCGACGACATCGCCGTCCTCGTCTACACCTCCGGCAGTACGGCGGCGCCGAAGGCGGTCGTCTGCCCGCACGGCCGGATGGTCTTCGCCTCGGAGGCCATCCAGCTCGAACTGGGCTACCGGCCCGACGACGTCGTCTTCTGCCGCTTCCCCATCTCCTGGGACTACGGCCTCTACAAGATCCTGCTCGCCACCCTCGGCCGCAGCGAACTCGTCCTGGCCGACGGCGAGTCGGACCTGGTCCTGCTGGAGCGCATCCGCGAGTGCGGGGCGACGGTCGTGCCGATCGTGCCGTCCCTGGCCGCCATGATCTGCGCGCTCGCCGAGCGCGAGCCGTACACGCGCGCGGACGGCCCCTCCCGCGTCAGGATGTTCACCAACACCGGCGCCGCGCTGCCCAAGACCACGGCGGACGGACTGCGCGCCGCGTTTCCCTCGGTCGCCGTGGTGCGCCAGTTCGGGCAGACCGAGTGCAAGCGGATCTCCGTGCTGCCCCCGGAGTTCGAGGACAGCAAGGGCGGTTCCGTCGGCCGGCCGCTGCCCGGCACCCGGGTGCGCGTCCTCGGCGAGGACGGAAGTGAGCTGCCGACCGGCGTCACCGGCGAGATCGTCGTGGAAGGGCCGCACGTGATGCCCGGCTACTGGCGGGCCCCGGAGGTCACCGCACGCACCTTCCGCACCTCGCCCAGCGGTGAACCGCGCCTGCACACCGGCGACTTCGGACATCTCGACGAGGACGGATTCCTCTACTACGAGGGCCGGCGCGACGACATGTTCAAACGCAGGGGCGTGCGGATGAGCACCATCGAGATCGAGGCCGCCGCCACCGACATCCCCGGCGTACGCGCCGCCGTCGCCGTACCGCCCGACGGGGCCCGCGATCTGGCCGTCTTCGTCGAGGGGGAGATCGCGCCGCACACCGTCCTGCGCGAACTCTCCCTGCGGCTCGAACTCGCCAAGGTCCCCGCCACCTGCCAGGTCCTGGACGAGCTGCCGCTCACCCAGCACGGCAAGCACGACCGCAAGCAGCTCACCCGCCTCCTCGAAGGGACCCCGCGGTGA
- a CDS encoding AMP-binding protein, translated as MTLTTDATLPGRFLRGLARSADSPAVRAGDGTLTYRELHERALGLAGSLLAAVPAGPRAVGVLVGKGVSAYPTLLAGLYTGVTTVPLQQTFPAARTLRMIEASGVDALIADDDSLPALLELAAAGARLPALFRAHTELTAGTEGLGGTEGPGGGEGIGGAAIRPVPMPWIPYRADAALAEPVPARPQDVAYVLFTSGSTGRPKGVPVTHANTDHYFRLLDARYDFGPDDVFTQNFDLNFDCGMFDLFCAWGSGGTLVPPPAAAYRDMPAFAAGHGLTVWFSTPSAVALVRRMGGLRPGAMETLRWSFFAGEALSSRDADDWAAAAPGSVIENLYGPTELTITVSAHRWTPGQDRGLNGMVPIGAVHEGHGVLLLAPDGERAPTGGPGFDSTSEEGELCIAGPQLTAGYLDPQDDEGRFFDRDGHRWYRTGDRVRRDADGVLHYLGRGDSQVQVHGVRIELAEVEAAARDCDGVQDAVAVAVPAGGTVELAIFYTGRPSPPAELARELRRTLPVAVVPKRYTHLDAFPLNSNRKTDRRQLAVLAAGAPAPAAADTGTREGTQERSCGAK; from the coding sequence ATCACCCTCACGACGGACGCCACGCTGCCGGGACGGTTCCTGCGCGGCCTGGCACGCTCCGCAGACAGCCCCGCCGTGCGGGCGGGCGACGGGACCCTGACCTACCGGGAACTGCACGAACGGGCACTGGGGCTCGCCGGTTCACTGCTCGCCGCGGTGCCCGCCGGACCCCGCGCGGTCGGCGTACTCGTCGGCAAGGGCGTCTCCGCCTACCCGACACTGCTCGCCGGCCTGTACACCGGCGTCACGACGGTGCCGCTCCAGCAGACGTTCCCCGCCGCCCGCACCCTGCGGATGATCGAGGCGAGCGGGGTGGACGCGCTCATCGCCGACGACGACTCGCTCCCCGCGCTCCTCGAACTCGCCGCCGCCGGCGCCCGCCTGCCGGCGCTCTTCCGCGCCCACACCGAACTGACGGCGGGCACCGAGGGCCTCGGCGGCACCGAGGGGCCCGGCGGCGGCGAAGGCATCGGCGGCGCGGCGATACGGCCGGTCCCGATGCCGTGGATCCCGTACCGCGCGGACGCCGCCCTGGCCGAGCCCGTGCCCGCACGGCCCCAGGACGTCGCGTACGTCCTGTTCACCTCGGGCTCCACCGGGCGACCCAAGGGAGTGCCGGTCACCCACGCCAACACCGACCACTACTTCCGGCTGCTCGACGCGCGTTACGACTTCGGGCCCGACGACGTCTTCACACAGAACTTCGACCTCAACTTCGACTGCGGCATGTTCGACCTCTTCTGCGCCTGGGGCTCCGGCGGCACACTCGTACCGCCCCCGGCCGCCGCCTACCGCGACATGCCCGCGTTCGCCGCCGGACACGGCCTGACCGTCTGGTTCTCCACACCGAGCGCCGTCGCTCTCGTCCGGCGCATGGGCGGGCTGCGCCCCGGCGCCATGGAAACGCTGCGCTGGAGCTTCTTCGCGGGCGAGGCGCTGAGCAGCCGGGACGCCGACGACTGGGCCGCCGCCGCACCCGGCTCCGTGATCGAGAACCTCTACGGGCCCACCGAGCTGACCATCACCGTCAGCGCGCACCGCTGGACACCGGGCCAGGACCGCGGGCTCAACGGCATGGTGCCGATCGGCGCCGTCCACGAGGGCCACGGCGTGCTGCTCCTGGCACCGGACGGCGAACGGGCCCCGACAGGCGGTCCGGGATTTGATTCGACCTCCGAGGAGGGCGAACTCTGCATCGCGGGGCCCCAGTTGACGGCCGGATACCTCGATCCGCAGGACGACGAGGGCCGGTTCTTCGACCGCGACGGGCACCGCTGGTACCGCACCGGCGACCGTGTCAGGCGTGACGCCGACGGTGTCCTGCACTACCTCGGCCGGGGCGACTCACAGGTCCAGGTCCACGGCGTACGGATCGAACTCGCCGAGGTCGAGGCCGCGGCGCGCGACTGCGACGGAGTCCAGGACGCGGTCGCCGTCGCCGTACCGGCCGGCGGCACGGTCGAGCTGGCCATCTTCTACACGGGCCGTCCGAGCCCACCGGCCGAACTGGCCCGGGAACTGCGCCGGACGCTGCCCGTCGCCGTCGTACCCAAGCGCTACACGCATCTCGACGCTTTCCCGCTCAACTCCAACCGGAAGACGGACCGCAGGCAACTCGCCGTCCTGGCCGCCGGCGCCCCGGCGCCGGCCGCCGCGGACACCGGGACACGCGAGGGAACCCAAGAAAGGTCGTGCGGGGCGAAGTGA
- a CDS encoding phosphopantetheine-binding protein, which produces MQDDRFAPLLRQFLPFAAPDEPLDDDVKLRDLGLDSLGMVQLLGALEDTYQIRFLGDELTMGSFETPGILWKTVDSLTQRDAG; this is translated from the coding sequence GTGCAGGACGACCGATTCGCGCCGCTGCTGCGCCAGTTCCTCCCCTTCGCGGCCCCCGACGAGCCGCTCGACGACGACGTCAAACTGCGCGACCTCGGACTCGACTCGCTGGGCATGGTGCAGCTCCTCGGCGCGCTGGAGGACACCTACCAGATCCGTTTCCTCGGCGACGAGCTCACCATGGGCTCGTTCGAGACCCCCGGCATCCTCTGGAAGACCGTCGACAGCCTGACCCAGCGCGACGCGGGCTGA
- a CDS encoding ACP S-malonyltransferase produces the protein MKSTANDGTAGPDATAMVFPGMGPSPFSDVGRFMVVNPEARELVAIADDVLGYSLVDTFREAEGDYSEAAQVAFLVNCLASARWAERELGIVPSVVTGPSFGEKAALAYCGALTVAEAIRMTAELARCMDDYFRHAHQDIVTLSFVRAPEEGLTAIFADLDAAGEWHDISCYIDDGFYMVSLGEHRVDWFRSRLRDVGALSLYTMRPPMHCAAFAPLRDRVEREVLSDLDFADPRLPVVADQDGALVETGAGLRAMLLDSFTRPLNWPDVIDGLRSFGTRRVCVAGPDNLFGRVGRTTEAFEVVPANPRAAMTPRRTNTRRTHERRTRVGAA, from the coding sequence ATGAAAAGCACAGCGAACGACGGCACGGCCGGCCCGGACGCCACCGCCATGGTGTTCCCCGGCATGGGGCCGTCGCCCTTCTCGGACGTGGGCCGCTTCATGGTGGTCAACCCGGAGGCCAGAGAGCTGGTCGCGATCGCCGACGACGTACTCGGCTACTCCCTCGTGGACACCTTCCGCGAGGCGGAGGGCGACTACTCGGAGGCCGCCCAGGTCGCCTTCCTGGTGAACTGCCTGGCGTCCGCGAGATGGGCGGAGCGGGAACTGGGCATCGTCCCCTCGGTGGTGACGGGACCGAGCTTCGGCGAGAAGGCGGCCCTCGCCTACTGCGGCGCGCTCACCGTCGCCGAGGCGATCCGGATGACCGCCGAACTCGCGCGATGCATGGACGACTACTTCCGCCACGCCCACCAGGACATCGTCACGCTGTCCTTCGTCCGCGCCCCGGAGGAGGGACTGACGGCGATCTTCGCCGACCTCGACGCCGCGGGGGAGTGGCACGACATCTCCTGCTACATCGACGACGGCTTCTACATGGTCTCGCTCGGCGAACACCGTGTGGACTGGTTCCGCTCCCGGCTGCGCGACGTCGGCGCGCTCTCGCTCTACACCATGCGCCCGCCCATGCACTGCGCCGCGTTCGCCCCGCTCCGTGACCGCGTCGAGCGCGAGGTCCTGTCCGACCTCGACTTCGCCGACCCGCGGCTGCCGGTCGTGGCCGACCAGGACGGCGCGCTCGTGGAGACCGGGGCCGGCCTGCGGGCGATGCTGCTGGACAGCTTCACCCGCCCGCTGAACTGGCCCGACGTCATCGACGGGCTGCGGTCCTTCGGCACCCGCCGCGTCTGCGTCGCGGGCCCGGACAACCTGTTCGGCCGGGTCGGCCGTACGACGGAGGCTTTCGAGGTCGTGCCCGCCAACCCCCGCGCCGCGATGACGCCGCGCCGCACGAACACCCGCCGCACGCACGAACGCCGTACCCGCGTCGGCGCCGCCTGA
- a CDS encoding proline iminopeptidase-family hydrolase, which translates to MSPDPSDKGTVPFRQYRTWYRVTGDLKAGRPALVAVHGGPGSTHDYLLALAALADEGWPVVHYDQLGNGGSTHLPGKDAGFWTVDLFLAELDNLVDRLGVADDYVLFGQSWGGPLAASHAMTNPAGLRGLVVANAPASMPLWLSEMAALRAGLPPEVQETLLRHEAAGTTDTDEYFAAMRVFYDRHVCRIQPWPQDFLSSFMEIYNDPTVYHTMNGPNEFHVIGTLRDWSIIDDLHRIRTPTLLIGGRHDEATPAVMRPYADLVPGARWEIFEESSHLPHLEEPERFTEVMVDFLKSL; encoded by the coding sequence GTGTCACCGGATCCCAGCGACAAGGGCACAGTCCCCTTCCGGCAGTACCGCACCTGGTACCGCGTGACCGGTGACCTCAAGGCAGGCCGGCCCGCGCTCGTCGCCGTGCACGGCGGCCCCGGCAGCACGCACGACTATCTGCTCGCCCTGGCGGCCCTCGCCGACGAGGGCTGGCCCGTCGTCCACTACGACCAGCTCGGCAACGGCGGATCCACCCATCTCCCCGGCAAAGACGCTGGCTTCTGGACGGTGGACCTCTTCCTCGCCGAACTCGACAACCTCGTCGACCGGCTCGGCGTCGCCGACGACTACGTCCTGTTCGGCCAGTCCTGGGGCGGCCCGCTCGCCGCGTCGCACGCGATGACGAACCCGGCCGGGCTGCGCGGACTCGTCGTCGCCAACGCACCCGCCTCCATGCCGCTGTGGCTCAGCGAAATGGCGGCGCTGCGGGCCGGGTTGCCACCCGAGGTGCAGGAGACCCTGCTGCGCCACGAGGCGGCGGGCACCACCGACACCGACGAGTACTTCGCCGCCATGCGGGTCTTCTACGACCGCCATGTGTGCCGGATCCAGCCGTGGCCGCAGGACTTCCTGTCCTCGTTCATGGAGATCTACAACGATCCGACCGTCTACCACACGATGAACGGGCCGAACGAGTTCCATGTCATCGGGACCCTGCGCGACTGGTCGATCATCGACGATCTGCACCGGATCAGGACCCCGACCCTGCTGATCGGCGGCCGGCACGACGAGGCGACGCCCGCCGTCATGCGGCCCTACGCCGACCTGGTCCCCGGCGCGCGCTGGGAGATCTTCGAGGAGTCGAGCCATCTGCCGCACCTGGAGGAACCCGAGCGGTTCACCGAGGTGATGGTCGACTTCCTGAAGAGTCTGTAG
- a CDS encoding cytochrome P450, whose product MNPADRAGEAEHPPFPMTRACPFAPPARYAELRENEPVSRASLKVNGKPAWLITRHDHVKQILSDSRVSANLKLPGYPLQVPVPDEMLQAVPLTFLSMDPPDHTVQRRMLAPEFSLRQMRAMRPRVQEIVDERVDAMLAAGGPVDLVAALALPVPSLVICELLGVPYEDHGRFEHWAWQIMNHEISDEERGAAHYELDKYVDGLVTLKESEPGDDMISRLIALNRAEPAVEHSDIVSMARLMLVTGHETTANMIALGMLALLEHPEQLAAVRDEPALLPQAVEELLRFFSISDAGTARVAKEDIEIGGTVIRAGEGIMPLNNSANHDENVFPDADTLDVRRSTRSHLAFGYGVHQCIGQNLARLELEVVYDTLLRRIPGLRLEKPADELRYKDDAIVWGLYELPVSW is encoded by the coding sequence ATGAACCCTGCCGACCGTGCCGGCGAGGCCGAGCACCCGCCGTTCCCCATGACCCGCGCCTGCCCCTTCGCACCGCCCGCCCGCTACGCCGAACTGCGCGAGAACGAGCCCGTCTCGCGGGCGTCCCTGAAGGTGAACGGCAAGCCGGCCTGGCTGATCACGCGGCACGACCATGTGAAGCAGATCCTGAGTGACTCGCGGGTCAGCGCCAACCTGAAGCTGCCGGGCTATCCGCTCCAGGTCCCGGTGCCCGACGAGATGCTCCAGGCGGTGCCGCTGACGTTCCTGTCCATGGATCCGCCGGACCACACCGTCCAACGGCGCATGCTCGCGCCCGAGTTCAGCCTGCGCCAGATGCGGGCGATGCGGCCCCGGGTGCAGGAGATCGTGGACGAGCGTGTCGACGCGATGCTGGCGGCCGGAGGCCCCGTCGACCTGGTCGCGGCGCTCGCCCTGCCCGTACCGTCGCTCGTCATCTGCGAACTGCTCGGCGTGCCCTACGAGGACCACGGCCGGTTCGAGCACTGGGCGTGGCAGATCATGAACCACGAGATCAGCGACGAGGAGCGCGGCGCCGCGCACTACGAGCTCGACAAGTACGTCGACGGGTTGGTCACCCTGAAGGAGTCCGAGCCGGGCGACGACATGATCAGCCGGCTGATCGCGCTGAACCGCGCCGAGCCGGCCGTCGAGCACTCCGACATCGTGAGCATGGCGCGGCTGATGCTGGTCACGGGCCACGAGACGACGGCGAACATGATCGCCCTCGGCATGCTCGCCCTGCTCGAACACCCGGAGCAGCTCGCCGCGGTGCGTGACGAACCGGCTCTCCTGCCGCAGGCGGTCGAGGAGTTGCTGCGTTTCTTCAGCATCTCCGACGCGGGCACCGCGCGCGTGGCGAAGGAGGACATCGAGATCGGCGGCACGGTGATCCGCGCGGGTGAGGGCATCATGCCGCTGAACAACTCCGCGAACCACGACGAGAACGTCTTCCCCGACGCCGACACCCTCGACGTGCGCCGGTCGACGCGCAGCCATCTCGCCTTCGGCTACGGCGTGCACCAGTGCATCGGGCAGAACCTGGCACGTCTGGAGCTGGAGGTCGTCTACGACACGCTCCTGCGCCGGATCCCCGGTCTGCGTCTGGAGAAGCCGGCCGACGAGCTGCGCTACAAGGACGACGCGATCGTGTGGGGTCTGTACGAACTCCCGGTGAGCTGGTAG